TTCGCATTCTTGAATAACTATTACATTTTTGTCcacatttaaacaaaaaaaatacacatacaGATCCATAATAGCGCCATCTAGCATCGAGTAGGAAAACTAGAGTTATCACTTTGAATAGTAGCGACATCTAGCGTTTGGTAGTGGTACTATATTTCGATTCAACAGCTGAAAAGCATCGAATAATGCTTTATTATGTCAACAGATGGCGTAACTACTTTTGTTTTTCTCGCAGGTTCCACCGATTTATGAATTGAACACAACAAACTTGTCCCAGTGGGATACAGAAGTTAGATATAAAGCTATACAGATAATTCAGAGCTACATTAACGATTCACCATGCAATTATGAACCACTAAAATCAGaaataaatgaagaaaaaaagaaaattgatgGCAATTCACGCAACTATTGCTCGGTCTGCGAGAGAATAATTTTGGGAGATAAAACTTATGAAATACATTTGCAATCATACAGGCACATGAAAGTATTGAAAAAGAAGAGAAGATTAGAACAAGCAAATCAAACATTTGTTGAGAAAATGTCTAATACCTAAATTgctgtaaattataataataaaattgttgttgTTAGACTATCAGACAGTTCATCTGAATAAAAGAGTGTTTTAAACtaaacaattaatttatttaacatatcctctacaaaattatttacattcTAAAATCTTGTCAGTTAATTCCTCTTCCATTGCCTCCTGTTGCACTATTtccttatttttgtttttaggtGCTCGGTAATCATAGCTTTCTAATTCAggatgttttttaataatttcattgtAGGCCTCACAAAGCCTACCAAATTCCATGTTAGCAATTTGATAAGGCCTTGTAACAGGATCAATGTCAGCCATTTGGTACATTTTCAAAGCCATTTCTTCACGCACTTCCTCCGGAAACAAGGTCTGGGCTCCTCTAATTGAATATTTTCTCCTCATTGAGAATATTTGACGCACCACTTTCTCTACCATCTTGAAAGGCAACTTTATCAACGGTTGCTTGAGAGGGGTAAGAGTCACTACACCCACATCAACATCTGGTTTTGGTAGAAATGCTGAACCATTTATGTCAAATTTGTAGTTTACATTACACCAGGTCTGGCACATAACTGACAAACGACATCTTTGGCTATCTAAAATGCGTGCAGCCATTCTCTGGGCAACCTCCTTTTGGAAGGTCAAAGTCATCCTAGCACGGCCAAAAGCCCAAGGTCCTTCTTGTTTGGAAATCATTTCTAGCCAACGAATGATTAGTATTGTTGACACACTAAAAGGCAGGTTACCAATAAGGTTTATAGGTGGTGGGGGATCCAACCAATCTGTCTTCACATCTGCAGGCAAAAAACTAGCTATATCTGTTTTCAAGATGTCACCATTGATGATATCCACATCCACCTTGTCTCTGCATGCGTCTGCTAGGAGTTCTAGTGATGGCGTAAATCGACGATCCTTTTCAATGAGAATTACTTTGCGCGGAGCCTGCTGTATTATGGATCTTGTTATACCTCCGGGGCCTGGTCCAACTTCACACACTACATGGTTCTCTATATTTCCAGCGGCGCGCACTATTTTATCGATCAACCGGGGCTCCAACAGAAAGTTTTGAGACAGTTCCTTGAGTGCGCGCAACTTATACAACCTGATGACATCTTTGATACTCGGAAGAGGAGGCAATCTAATCTGCGCAGCTTTCCTTACCGCAGCCATTACTGTTGAACCTTCGCAGGTTCGTTAAAATCGTCGAGGAATGTCTCTTGCTTCACTGCGAAGATAGAATACAGGTAAATACTGAACACTCCAGCTCCGATTGCAAAACCAGTGAACCTATTGCGTCTGTTTATTTGTTGCAACTTCGCTACGCGTTCCAGGTTTTTCTGTTCTATTAGTTTCATATAATCGAGCTCGGCTTTTTTGAGCACGGGATCTTGATTGCCTGTGCTGATTTTCGGCTTGAAACTTGAGTCTCCCATTACGATTTTAACAATAGAGACTGGATAACCTCAAAACTTGTGAATGAACTGACAAATGTCAAACGCAAAATGAATGAATGATCAAGAGCCAGAGACAACCAAAGATGAACGAATGAAACTACAGTGTACGATGACATAGCATTTAACCCATTTCCGTCCCattctaataaatattttttcttttatttttcattaaattttattaaattaatgtaaaaaatattgaataactGTCATCGAATAAATTGTTTTCTCATAATGCTAAGAGAATGGAAAATGTGGTGTACAGTGGTGTTTCAAAACCATTTCACTTTACTGGTCACACCAGTCTCTacgaaatgttttgatacttgaaaaatcattaataaaaatttataaaaaaatatgtaccgCCTCTTCTGGCATAAAATAAAAGCAATCACGCTACTTAATTTACGAACactattaaattatgtttagcCTTTATGAAGGAGAAatgaaaccaatttaaaatattcatcaaAAGTTAAACCACAAAAGAGTTGATAGTACTGCATctcaataaaatacataatgacGAAATAGATTAAAGTAAACTGaacaaagtattttgtaattttaacaaCCAGCTGTCATAACCAAATGAAAACACAACAAAAACAGCTGTTCATGACGTTTGCCCGTCGATCAACAAACAAAGAGCAGTGCGCGCATCGTTCTCTTTCTAAACAAGTCCTCCCGCTTTCGCACATTTATTTGCATCGGAGTCCGAGTGGCGTCGTCGCGTCAAAATCGTCAAACCCCGTTTCGCGTCGTAGGCGTTCGCTAGTGCGTGCACTGTGCGGTGCGTCCACCGCTTGTTGTGAACTTTGTTATTTGTGTTGTAAAAATGCCATTTATCTCAAAGGACTGGCGATCCCCAGGCGAAGAGTGGGTGAAAACTCAGGAGGGCTGGGAAAAAAAGAAGGTGTTAGAGTGCACCGCACAGAGGTGAGCAGCAATGAGCGTGTTGCAAAACAAACTGTTTCTTTGTTCACA
The DNA window shown above is from Ostrinia nubilalis chromosome 13, ilOstNubi1.1, whole genome shotgun sequence and carries:
- the LOC135077414 gene encoding cytochrome c oxidase assembly factor 3, mitochondrial, giving the protein MGDSSFKPKISTGNQDPVLKKAELDYMKLIEQKNLERVAKLQQINRRNRFTGFAIGAGVFSIYLYSIFAVKQETFLDDFNEPAKVQQ
- the LOC135077409 gene encoding dimethyladenosine transferase 1, mitochondrial, which encodes MAAVRKAAQIRLPPLPSIKDVIRLYKLRALKELSQNFLLEPRLIDKIVRAAGNIENHVVCEVGPGPGGITRSIIQQAPRKVILIEKDRRFTPSLELLADACRDKVDVDIINGDILKTDIASFLPADVKTDWLDPPPPINLIGNLPFSVSTILIIRWLEMISKQEGPWAFGRARMTLTFQKEVAQRMAARILDSQRCRLSVMCQTWCNVNYKFDINGSAFLPKPDVDVGVVTLTPLKQPLIKLPFKMVEKVVRQIFSMRRKYSIRGAQTLFPEEVREEMALKMYQMADIDPVTRPYQIANMEFGRLCEAYNEIIKKHPELESYDYRAPKNKNKEIVQQEAMEEELTDKILECK